A part of Mycobacteriales bacterium genomic DNA contains:
- a CDS encoding acyl-CoA dehydrogenase family protein: MDFAFSEEQEMLRAAAREWLADRYPADRVATLADGDEGWDPGVWKELTELGWLDPELDLLEQAVLAEEAGYALLPAPWFSSVALAGAAVGGPPSRPATLAWADDAARTLREAANTVSCRADDDVDGWRLTGVKRAVPDVGAAAIAVVAAREHDRVTLFRVDLADHPEVVHPLSTVDRTRRLGELRLDGTPAERLDLDAGVALRTVRRRALALLACEAAGLTQRALDLAVEHAKTRTQFERPIGSYQGVSHRLANVYTALALARSLAYRAAWCVAEDDPAQDEAVASAAVAAARAAVGGCENAIQSMGGIGFTWDHPLHRYYKRAQWIASFDGSPSRHRAELADLVLG; this comes from the coding sequence GTGGACTTCGCGTTCTCCGAGGAGCAGGAGATGCTCCGGGCCGCCGCGCGCGAGTGGCTGGCCGACCGCTACCCGGCCGACCGGGTCGCCACCCTGGCCGACGGCGACGAGGGCTGGGACCCGGGCGTCTGGAAGGAACTGACCGAGCTCGGCTGGCTCGACCCCGAGCTGGACCTGCTGGAGCAGGCCGTGCTGGCCGAGGAGGCCGGGTACGCGCTGCTGCCCGCGCCGTGGTTCTCCTCGGTCGCGCTGGCCGGCGCCGCGGTCGGCGGGCCGCCGTCCCGGCCGGCCACGCTGGCCTGGGCCGACGACGCCGCCCGGACGCTGCGGGAGGCCGCGAACACGGTCTCCTGCCGGGCGGACGACGACGTCGACGGCTGGCGGCTGACCGGCGTCAAGCGGGCCGTGCCGGACGTGGGCGCGGCCGCGATCGCCGTGGTCGCGGCGCGCGAGCACGACCGGGTCACCCTGTTCCGGGTCGACCTGGCCGACCACCCCGAGGTCGTCCACCCGCTGTCCACTGTGGACCGCACCCGGCGGCTGGGCGAGCTGCGGCTGGACGGGACGCCGGCCGAGCGGCTGGACCTGGACGCCGGCGTCGCGCTGCGGACCGTCCGGCGGCGGGCGCTGGCGCTGCTGGCCTGCGAGGCCGCCGGGCTGACCCAGCGGGCGCTGGACCTGGCCGTGGAGCACGCGAAGACGCGGACCCAGTTCGAGCGGCCGATCGGGTCGTACCAGGGGGTGTCGCACCGGCTGGCGAACGTCTACACCGCGCTGGCGCTGGCCCGGTCGCTGGCCTACCGGGCGGCCTGGTGCGTGGCCGAGGACGACCCGGCCCAGGACGAGGCGGTCGCGTCCGCGGCGGTGGCGGCGGCCCGGGCCGCGGTCGGCGGCTGCGAGAACGCGATCCAGTCGATGGGCGGGATCGGCTTCACCTGGGACCACCCGCTGCACCGCTACTACAAGCGGGCGCAGTGGATCGCGTCCTTCGACGGGTCCCCGTCCCGGCACCGCGCCGAGCTGGCAGATCTGGTGCTGGGTTAG
- a CDS encoding SDR family oxidoreductase — MTALVTGATSGIGAAFARQLAAEGMDLVLVARDMDRLEGTAASLRDRYGVEVEVISADLAFAETTLPVQERVASTERPIDLLVNNAGIGLRGKFWETPLADQERMFHLNCTAVLRLSHAALGAMVPRGRGDIIVVSSVSGFAPSVRGAYGASKAWATAFAESLTGALAGTGVHASAVAPGFVRTEFHGRAGLEMSKVPEFMWLDAEEVAAAALRDHRAGKVVSVPGAQYKAIVAASRLVPPSVNRRVTELFRRRAL, encoded by the coding sequence ATGACCGCGCTCGTCACCGGGGCCACCTCGGGGATCGGCGCCGCGTTCGCGCGCCAGCTCGCGGCCGAGGGGATGGACCTGGTCCTGGTCGCCCGGGACATGGACCGGCTGGAGGGCACCGCGGCCTCGCTGCGCGACCGGTACGGCGTCGAGGTCGAGGTCATCTCCGCCGACCTCGCGTTCGCCGAGACCACGCTGCCGGTGCAGGAGCGGGTCGCCTCGACCGAGCGGCCGATCGACCTGCTGGTCAACAACGCCGGGATCGGGCTGCGCGGGAAGTTCTGGGAGACCCCGCTGGCCGACCAGGAGCGGATGTTCCACCTCAACTGCACGGCCGTGCTGCGGCTCTCGCACGCGGCCCTCGGCGCGATGGTGCCGCGCGGCCGCGGCGACATCATCGTGGTCTCCTCGGTCTCCGGCTTCGCCCCCTCGGTCCGCGGCGCGTACGGGGCGAGCAAGGCCTGGGCGACCGCGTTCGCCGAGTCCCTGACCGGAGCGCTGGCCGGGACCGGTGTGCACGCGTCCGCGGTCGCGCCCGGCTTCGTCCGGACCGAGTTCCACGGCCGGGCCGGGCTGGAGATGTCGAAGGTGCCCGAGTTCATGTGGCTGGACGCCGAGGAGGTGGCCGCGGCGGCGCTGCGGGACCACCGGGCCGGCAAGGTGGTCAGCGTGCCCGGTGCCCAGTACAAGGCGATCGTGGCAGCGTCCCGGCTGGTCCCGCCGTCGGTGAACCGGCGGGTGACCGAGCTCTTCCGGCGGCGGGCCCTCTAA